A genome region from Chengkuizengella sp. SCS-71B includes the following:
- a CDS encoding HAD family hydrolase, giving the protein MIFFDIDETLLDFKEAEYQGVKKLYNKFTDIFKITEEEFYDHWCAIGKKHFTRFLKGALTFEEQKIERIKEVFHLFETSLDDIKAKQYFQIYLAHFEESWTVFDDVFPCLQQLQDYRLGIITNGDAQQQIQKLKKIGVYDYFEIIVSASEVGAAKPNSKIFRLACERANVKPTESVYVGDDLKTDILACRTINMKGIWLNRKDQKEYIQVESINTLNELRDKIIKII; this is encoded by the coding sequence ATGATTTTTTTTGATATTGACGAAACGCTCTTAGATTTTAAAGAAGCTGAATATCAAGGAGTAAAAAAATTATATAACAAATTTACTGATATTTTTAAAATTACAGAAGAAGAATTTTATGATCACTGGTGTGCAATTGGGAAGAAACATTTTACTAGATTTTTAAAAGGTGCGTTGACTTTTGAGGAACAAAAAATAGAAAGAATAAAAGAAGTTTTTCATTTATTTGAAACATCTCTTGATGATATAAAAGCTAAACAGTATTTTCAAATCTACTTAGCTCACTTTGAAGAAAGTTGGACAGTTTTTGATGATGTTTTTCCATGTCTTCAACAATTACAGGATTATAGACTTGGGATTATAACCAATGGAGATGCACAACAGCAAATTCAGAAGCTCAAAAAAATTGGAGTTTATGATTACTTTGAAATCATAGTATCTGCTAGTGAGGTTGGAGCAGCAAAACCTAATTCAAAAATATTTAGATTAGCTTGTGAAAGAGCGAATGTTAAACCAACAGAAAGTGTTTATGTTGGGGATGATTTAAAAACTGACATATTAGCTTGTAGAACAATAAATATGAAGGGGATTTGGTTGAATCGTAAAGATCAGAAAGAATATATTCAGGTAGAATCAATAAATACCTTAAATGAATTGAGAGATAAGATTATTAAAATCATCTAA
- the rfbA gene encoding glucose-1-phosphate thymidylyltransferase RfbA yields the protein MKGIILAGGSGTRLYPLTKVLSKQLLPIYDKPMIYYPLSVLMLAGIREILIISTPHDTPRFKQLLRDGENLGLDLSYEVQTEPRGIAEAFKIGKNFIGEDDVSLILGDNIFYGHQFIDVLERIATLKSGATILGYPVRDPERFGVIELNDRNQVISIEEKPDKPKSRYAVTGLYFYDNKVIDIVENITPSSRGELEITDVNKVYLNLNELRVELLGRGFTWIDTGTHDTLQEAAAFVKTIESRQNLKIACIEEIAYRKGYITREQLLKLAKSMKTNSYSEYLIDMVNNY from the coding sequence ATGAAGGGGATTATTTTGGCTGGTGGGAGTGGAACTAGACTATATCCGTTAACAAAAGTACTCTCAAAGCAATTACTCCCTATATATGATAAACCTATGATTTATTATCCATTATCCGTATTGATGTTAGCAGGCATAAGAGAAATATTGATCATCTCTACTCCTCATGATACGCCAAGGTTTAAACAACTACTGAGAGATGGGGAAAATTTAGGGCTAGACTTATCTTATGAAGTACAAACCGAACCTAGAGGGATCGCTGAAGCATTTAAAATTGGTAAAAATTTTATTGGTGAAGATGATGTGTCATTAATACTAGGAGATAATATTTTTTATGGTCATCAATTTATAGATGTACTAGAACGAATAGCCACTCTAAAATCGGGAGCAACTATATTAGGTTATCCTGTAAGGGATCCTGAACGGTTTGGAGTAATTGAGTTAAACGACAGGAACCAAGTGATTTCAATTGAAGAAAAACCAGATAAACCGAAATCAAGATACGCAGTTACAGGATTATATTTTTACGACAATAAAGTAATAGATATTGTAGAAAATATTACTCCTTCTTCAAGAGGTGAACTTGAAATCACAGATGTAAACAAAGTTTATTTAAATTTAAATGAATTACGCGTTGAACTATTAGGAAGAGGATTTACATGGATCGATACTGGAACTCATGATACCTTACAAGAAGCAGCGGCATTTGTGAAAACCATAGAAAGTAGACAAAATTTAAAAATAGCATGTATTGAAGAAATTGCATATCGCAAAGGTTATATTACTAGAGAGCAACTACTTAAATTAGCGAAGTCTATGAAAACTAACAGTTACAGTGAATATCTGATAGACATGGTTAACAATTATTAA
- a CDS encoding glycosyltransferase — translation MKIVPYEAGEDNMSMATISLCMIVRDEEEVLDRCLVSIADLVDEIIIVDTGSTDKTKEIAKKYTDKIFDFEWVDDFSAARNFSFSKATSDYIMWLDADDIVPEESRKRILKLKDKLIPHSMECVMMEYEYSYDEEGNPTFTHRRERIVKRERNFKWSGLVHEILDVTGVVFVTNIVIKHLKTKPNTDRNIKIYEKAIEEGKDLTARDVLHYANECFDHKKHREALEWYQKFLKEDSENVDERIYAYLKLVDCYIHFQQYDQALAYCLYTFQLNTPRAEVCCRLGYIYEFKKEIEKAISWYKIATVIDISEQSVYVQQPCYTWLPHIQLCACYMSLGNLEKAKKHNDMAAKYIPNSSYVTNNEKMIDEMKSKIEE, via the coding sequence ATGAAAATTGTACCTTACGAGGCAGGGGAAGATAATATGAGTATGGCAACAATAAGTCTTTGTATGATAGTGAGAGATGAAGAGGAAGTACTTGATCGATGTTTAGTATCAATTGCTGACTTAGTAGATGAAATCATAATTGTAGATACAGGTTCAACCGATAAGACAAAAGAAATTGCTAAGAAATATACAGACAAGATTTTTGATTTTGAGTGGGTAGATGATTTTTCTGCAGCGAGAAATTTTTCTTTTTCAAAAGCAACAAGTGACTATATTATGTGGCTCGACGCAGATGATATTGTACCTGAAGAAAGTCGCAAACGAATATTAAAACTGAAAGACAAACTTATCCCTCATAGCATGGAGTGTGTCATGATGGAATATGAATATTCCTATGATGAGGAAGGTAACCCCACATTTACGCATCGTCGCGAACGTATTGTAAAAAGGGAAAGGAATTTTAAATGGAGTGGGTTAGTTCATGAAATACTTGATGTTACAGGGGTAGTTTTCGTAACGAATATTGTTATAAAACATTTAAAAACCAAACCAAATACAGATCGAAACATTAAAATTTATGAAAAAGCGATTGAAGAGGGCAAGGACTTAACTGCAAGAGATGTGTTGCATTATGCGAATGAATGTTTTGATCATAAAAAACATAGAGAAGCGTTAGAATGGTACCAAAAATTTTTGAAAGAAGATTCTGAGAACGTAGATGAGCGAATTTATGCATATTTAAAACTTGTTGATTGTTATATTCATTTTCAACAATATGATCAAGCGTTGGCATATTGCTTGTACACATTCCAATTGAACACGCCTAGGGCAGAGGTTTGCTGTAGATTAGGTTATATTTACGAATTTAAAAAAGAAATAGAAAAAGCAATTAGCTGGTACAAAATTGCCACTGTTATTGATATTTCAGAGCAAAGTGTGTATGTTCAACAACCATGTTATACATGGCTTCCGCATATACAATTATGTGCATGTTACATGTCTTTGGGTAATCTTGAAAAAGCAAAAAAACATAATGACATGGCAGCCAAATATATTCCTAATAGTTCCTACGTAACCAACAATGAAAAAATGATAGATGAAATGAAATCTAAAATTGAAGAATGA
- a CDS encoding class I SAM-dependent methyltransferase, whose protein sequence is MKWNYYTPTFLIDKYVSPNTSAFNGHRNFSYDLVRNKKPKLVVELGTYSGVSYFSFCQAVKDGKIPTKCVAIDHWKGDPHTDKYEEDIYIKVKEISDIEFPKISTLMRTTFDEAVSSFEDNTVDILLIDGYHTFESVKHDYVTWLPKLSINSIVLFHDICVKKDDFGVYKLWEMLKKQYPSIEFDHSYGLGVLYPKGCNDQFIINQQDEFKKVYEK, encoded by the coding sequence ATGAAATGGAACTATTACACACCTACATTTTTAATTGATAAATATGTATCGCCTAATACGTCGGCATTCAATGGTCACAGGAATTTTTCATATGATTTAGTAAGAAATAAAAAACCCAAATTAGTAGTTGAACTAGGTACTTATTCGGGAGTATCCTATTTTAGTTTTTGTCAGGCAGTAAAAGATGGAAAGATTCCTACAAAATGCGTTGCAATCGATCATTGGAAAGGAGACCCTCATACAGATAAATATGAAGAAGATATATATATAAAAGTCAAGGAAATTTCTGATATAGAATTTCCTAAAATATCTACTTTAATGAGGACAACATTTGATGAGGCAGTAAGCAGTTTTGAAGACAACACAGTTGATATTCTACTGATAGACGGTTATCACACTTTTGAGAGTGTTAAACATGATTATGTAACTTGGCTTCCAAAGCTATCAATAAATAGTATTGTTCTATTCCATGATATTTGTGTAAAAAAAGATGATTTTGGTGTATATAAATTATGGGAGATGTTGAAAAAACAATATCCTTCTATTGAATTTGATCACTCATATGGTTTGGGCGTTTTATATCCAAAAGGGTGCAATGATCAGTTTATTATAAATCAGCAAGATGAATTTAAGAAAGTTTATGAAAAGTGA
- a CDS encoding HAD family hydrolase, with amino-acid sequence MKKEKVNHLHISGLDGTLLNYKAQLSEYARHQLNILIHNGLLFTVASARSIFSIRQTLKGLTLTLPVIEFGGALITDIETGHHLKINNIESNLTNDLYHLFSEVGFTPLITSFNGKEDCLYYEAILNEGVNWYIINRQQMKDNRLKKVELKSIMKDQIVCFTIIEHYEVLRELRNKILDMYSNHVEVYLKENPFTKGWFWLTVHDKKATKEHAIHYLLKEYGVNKEQLTVFGSKTSDLNMFKIAKNRIAVSNAKPELKKQATEIIGSNIEDSVVNYILKST; translated from the coding sequence ATGAAAAAAGAAAAAGTTAATCACCTACATATTTCTGGTTTAGATGGAACATTATTAAACTATAAAGCACAACTATCTGAGTATGCTCGTCACCAATTGAATATACTCATACATAATGGCTTGCTCTTTACCGTTGCGAGTGCAAGAAGTATTTTTTCCATTCGACAAACTTTAAAGGGTTTAACTCTTACATTACCGGTTATAGAGTTTGGAGGAGCATTGATAACAGATATAGAGACTGGTCATCATCTTAAAATAAACAATATTGAATCCAATTTAACGAATGATTTATATCATTTATTTTCTGAAGTCGGATTTACACCTCTAATTACCAGTTTTAATGGAAAAGAAGATTGTCTATATTATGAAGCCATCTTAAATGAAGGAGTAAATTGGTATATAATAAACAGACAACAAATGAAAGATAACCGCTTAAAGAAAGTCGAATTAAAGAGTATAATGAAAGATCAAATTGTATGTTTCACAATTATTGAACATTATGAAGTATTAAGAGAACTTAGAAATAAGATCCTTGATATGTATTCCAATCATGTAGAAGTATACTTAAAAGAAAATCCCTTTACAAAAGGATGGTTTTGGTTAACCGTTCATGATAAAAAAGCAACAAAAGAACACGCAATTCACTACTTGTTAAAGGAGTATGGGGTTAATAAAGAACAACTAACTGTTTTTGGCAGTAAAACGAGTGATCTAAACATGTTCAAAATTGCAAAAAATCGCATCGCAGTTTCTAATGCAAAACCAGAACTAAAGAAACAAGCTACAGAGATCATTGGAAGCAACATTGAAGATAGTGTTGTGAATTACATATTAAAAAGTACATAA
- a CDS encoding cupin domain-containing protein encodes MKISKKNAEHYIWGKLCDGWHLAKSNELSIIHEKMPPHTTENKHFHNKSKQFFFVLSGQATIEVKDEMILLNEHEGIEILPNTPHQMMNNSSSDVEFLVISTPTSKGDRVVVDNDD; translated from the coding sequence ATGAAAATAAGCAAAAAAAATGCTGAACATTATATTTGGGGGAAGTTATGTGACGGGTGGCATCTAGCAAAATCTAACGAATTAAGCATCATTCATGAGAAAATGCCTCCACACACTACTGAAAATAAACATTTCCATAATAAATCTAAACAATTTTTCTTTGTATTATCAGGACAAGCTACAATAGAAGTGAAGGATGAAATGATTTTGTTAAACGAACATGAAGGAATAGAGATTCTTCCTAATACCCCTCACCAAATGATGAACAATTCCTCTAGTGATGTTGAATTTTTAGTTATTTCAACACCAACTAGCAAAGGGGACAGAGTTGTGGTTGATAATGATGATTAA
- a CDS encoding class I SAM-dependent methyltransferase — protein MKELAEHWDKIYKKTEDENLGWYEEDFSQTLKLLNLIRTWRDSKMFVSGVGTSGLVDELLQSKADLVLNDLSSEAIEKLKLKYMDMDNRIEWLCQDISEPLPPDLKKIDIWIDRAVLHFLTDDASIGQYFKNVTSSLKVGGYAIFAEFSKKGATKCAGLEVRRYDIQDLKENLPFFECIAEQEYTFINSKGDPRPYIYALFRKIK, from the coding sequence GTGAAGGAACTAGCTGAACATTGGGATAAAATATACAAAAAAACAGAGGATGAAAATCTAGGGTGGTATGAGGAAGATTTTTCACAAACATTAAAGTTATTAAATCTAATCCGAACATGGAGAGATTCTAAAATGTTTGTATCAGGTGTTGGAACATCGGGTTTAGTTGATGAACTACTGCAATCTAAGGCAGATTTAGTTTTAAATGATTTAAGTTCAGAAGCTATTGAGAAATTAAAACTCAAATATATGGATATGGATAATCGCATTGAATGGCTTTGTCAGGACATTTCTGAACCACTACCACCAGATTTGAAAAAGATAGATATTTGGATTGATCGAGCTGTGTTGCACTTTTTAACGGATGATGCCTCTATTGGGCAGTATTTCAAAAATGTAACCTCTAGTCTGAAAGTTGGTGGTTATGCTATCTTTGCAGAATTCTCAAAAAAGGGTGCTACAAAATGTGCTGGTCTTGAGGTTAGAAGATATGATATTCAGGATTTAAAAGAAAATCTTCCTTTTTTTGAATGTATTGCAGAACAAGAATATACATTTATCAATTCTAAGGGAGACCCACGTCCTTACATATATGCTTTATTTAGAAAAATTAAATGA
- a CDS encoding metallophosphoesterase family protein has product MNRIAIISDIHGNIPAHDAVMKDITHRDIHKIFCLGDMVGKGPHSEIAVDRVKEQCDVVIKGNWDDSITMKHEHETMLWHQKRLGEQRLDYLKSLPYSIDFWMSGKLVRLFHASAESVYKRVQPWDSMEERLAMFNNTESTGFPDKEPDMVGYGDIHNAYIQNYRGKTLFNVGSVGNPLDLKQASYAIIEGEFDSKEQGSVSIQIVRIPYDIELSIKQAVDENMPELEAYIKELRTGKYRGLKD; this is encoded by the coding sequence ATGAATCGAATTGCAATTATATCTGATATTCATGGCAATATTCCTGCTCATGATGCAGTAATGAAAGACATAACGCATAGAGATATACATAAAATTTTTTGTTTAGGTGATATGGTTGGAAAAGGACCTCATTCAGAAATAGCGGTTGATAGAGTAAAAGAACAGTGTGATGTAGTCATTAAAGGAAACTGGGATGATTCTATAACGATGAAACATGAACATGAAACAATGTTATGGCATCAGAAACGATTAGGAGAACAAAGGCTTGATTATTTAAAAAGTTTACCTTATTCGATTGATTTTTGGATGAGTGGAAAGTTAGTTCGATTATTTCATGCATCAGCAGAAAGTGTGTATAAAAGAGTTCAACCCTGGGATTCAATGGAAGAAAGGCTTGCTATGTTTAACAATACAGAAAGTACGGGTTTTCCAGATAAAGAACCTGATATGGTAGGATACGGAGATATTCATAATGCTTACATACAAAACTATAGAGGGAAAACATTGTTTAATGTAGGAAGTGTCGGTAATCCTTTAGATCTTAAACAAGCCTCATATGCAATTATTGAAGGAGAATTTGATAGTAAAGAGCAGGGTTCGGTTTCAATCCAAATTGTTAGAATTCCCTATGATATTGAACTTTCAATAAAACAAGCTGTTGATGAAAACATGCCTGAACTTGAAGCTTATATTAAAGAATTGAGAACTGGCAAGTATAGAGGGTTAAAAGATTAG
- a CDS encoding TylF/MycF family methyltransferase yields the protein MRVKRETINLYLELLKKTILFEIWGKNEIYSPTGLPIPPVLNEFLKSHNWPTVAHSMIGRPRMNQLHEAMETVIKEKVEGDFIETGVWRGGSCIFMRGFLKAYNIHNRKVWVADSFKGLPAPNAEKYPHDKNDTLYTSDYLRVSLEQVQQNFRKYDLLDDQVEFLEGWFKDTLPSAPIGKIAIARLDGDLYESTMDSLTSLYHKVSPGGFIIIDDYELPTCKPAVHDFRQQNTINEPLVRIDPHSVYWRKPKNQIISKLNRIGI from the coding sequence ATGAGAGTAAAGCGTGAAACAATAAATTTATATCTTGAACTATTAAAAAAAACCATATTGTTTGAGATTTGGGGAAAAAATGAAATATATTCTCCTACAGGTCTTCCTATACCTCCAGTATTAAATGAATTCTTAAAATCTCACAATTGGCCCACCGTTGCACATAGCATGATAGGACGACCCCGAATGAATCAATTACATGAAGCAATGGAAACCGTCATCAAAGAAAAGGTTGAAGGAGATTTCATAGAAACAGGTGTCTGGAGGGGGGGAAGTTGCATTTTCATGCGTGGATTTTTAAAAGCTTACAATATACACAACCGCAAAGTTTGGGTCGCTGATTCATTTAAAGGTTTGCCAGCACCTAATGCTGAAAAATACCCTCACGATAAAAATGATACTTTATATACAAGTGATTACTTGCGTGTTTCTTTAGAACAAGTTCAACAAAATTTTAGAAAATATGATTTACTTGATGATCAAGTGGAGTTTCTAGAAGGTTGGTTTAAAGATACTTTGCCGTCCGCTCCCATTGGTAAAATTGCTATCGCTAGACTAGATGGTGATTTATATGAATCTACTATGGATAGCTTAACAAGCCTTTATCATAAGGTTTCTCCAGGTGGATTTATCATTATAGATGATTACGAGTTGCCCACTTGTAAACCAGCGGTACATGATTTTCGTCAACAAAACACTATAAATGAACCGCTTGTTAGAATCGATCCCCATAGTGTATATTGGCGAAAACCTAAGAATCAAATAATTTCCAAATTAAATCGTATAGGGATTTAA
- the rfbD gene encoding dTDP-4-dehydrorhamnose reductase: protein MTQLKVLVTGADGQLGSDMVHRLKKNREKVFAFGRKELDITEIENVFIIMKEIHPDVVIHCAAYTNVNLAEKEPNQAFLINGYGTRNIAAASEQIGSKLVYISTDYVFDGNTSSPYTEFDQTNPLNQYGKSKLAGEQFVSELHSKFYIVRTSWLYGKYGHNFVKTMLSLATEKDSLSVISDQIGCPTYTVDLTERIGQLIHTEKYGMYHISNAGSCSWYELADLIFKTEKIKVELKKTQSDMFENDTPRPAYSVLNDRALILNGFNEMRNWKDAIEEFLSDLKK from the coding sequence TTGACACAACTTAAAGTACTAGTGACAGGAGCAGATGGACAATTAGGAAGTGATATGGTGCATAGACTTAAAAAAAATAGAGAAAAAGTGTTTGCTTTTGGCAGGAAGGAACTAGATATCACAGAAATTGAAAATGTATTCATTATAATGAAAGAAATACATCCTGATGTTGTCATTCATTGTGCGGCTTATACAAATGTCAATCTAGCAGAAAAAGAACCTAATCAAGCATTTTTAATAAACGGCTATGGAACAAGAAATATTGCTGCTGCTTCTGAACAAATAGGATCAAAATTAGTTTATATAAGTACTGACTATGTATTTGATGGGAATACATCCTCCCCTTATACAGAATTTGATCAGACTAACCCATTGAATCAGTATGGAAAATCAAAACTAGCGGGTGAACAATTTGTAAGTGAATTACACTCTAAGTTTTATATTGTTAGAACCTCATGGTTATATGGAAAATATGGTCATAACTTTGTTAAAACCATGCTTTCATTAGCAACTGAAAAAGACTCACTTTCAGTCATATCTGATCAAATAGGATGCCCAACCTATACGGTAGATTTAACAGAACGAATTGGTCAATTAATACATACAGAAAAATACGGCATGTATCACATCTCAAATGCTGGCAGTTGTTCATGGTATGAGCTTGCAGATTTAATCTTTAAAACTGAAAAGATAAAAGTAGAATTAAAAAAAACTCAATCTGATATGTTTGAAAACGATACTCCTCGCCCTGCTTATTCTGTATTAAATGATCGTGCTCTAATACTCAATGGTTTCAATGAAATGAGAAATTGGAAAGATGCAATAGAAGAATTTTTATCGGATTTAAAGAAATGA
- a CDS encoding glycosyltransferase: MHRIETSIPMKILKKIGLNLGIGMEQKNNEIEDLKKEITRKNEQLFKAITSINKKNQIINKLKRINAYNQMNNQIPLDNYNYQNNKLQKNVYKDILFINGCTLDHPFRYRVLHQIEQLQFNGYSCDSVFYEDLDLKKVKYYRGFIFFRCPHTNIVEEFIMKCKYYNKVTFFDIDDLVIDFKYVNQIKYIQTMNQNDYDLYMDGVNRMQQTLKLCDHAITTTETLKEELSKYVNGEVFINRNVSSDYMAYLALEALKTKAPASKKIVIGYFSGSITHNDDFQMILPIIKRILSEYKNVYVKIVGLLDVPDELENYKEQIIVEKFHHWQELPNIISAVDINICPLENTIFNRAKSENKWVEAAFVKTPTIASNVGAFNTCIKHGVDGLLCNDNEDWYLSLKLLIEDVKKRKSIAENAYHRVRKNNVTSYTGLSLMRFIESNLNHNISFVLPTTTICGGVNVAIKHCNILRDHGYDVTIINNDKSDENIKNKDGEVNVVSSLNTTFQGCFHKLVATLWDTLDFVNNYPKVKKRYYLVQNFETDFYDHGQLMKMYSNRTYSSFHDLKYITISKWCSRWLYDKYKKQSKYAPNGIDLCNFKYKKRNFKEKKIKILIEGNSEDKSKNVDESFKISNQLDREKYEVWYLSYQGKPKDWYIVDKFFHCIPNDEVYKIYQDCHLLIKSSVLESFSYPPLEMMATGGIVLVSPNDGNLEYLKDRENCLMYKQGDIDMAMRLIEEVISDESLRENLIYTGLDTSRGRNWDYMKDRIVELYD, translated from the coding sequence ATGCATAGAATCGAAACATCAATACCCATGAAAATATTAAAAAAAATAGGTTTAAACTTGGGAATAGGAATGGAACAAAAAAATAATGAAATTGAGGATTTGAAGAAAGAAATAACTCGCAAGAATGAACAGCTCTTTAAAGCAATCACCAGCATAAATAAAAAAAATCAAATTATTAATAAATTAAAAAGGATTAATGCTTATAATCAGATGAATAATCAAATACCGCTTGATAATTATAATTATCAGAATAACAAATTACAAAAAAATGTTTATAAAGATATCCTTTTTATCAACGGATGTACATTAGATCATCCTTTTAGGTACAGAGTACTTCATCAGATTGAGCAGTTGCAATTTAATGGTTACTCATGTGATAGTGTCTTCTATGAAGACCTAGATTTGAAAAAAGTTAAATATTATAGAGGATTTATTTTTTTTAGATGTCCACATACGAATATCGTTGAAGAATTTATTATGAAATGTAAGTACTATAACAAAGTAACCTTTTTTGACATAGATGATTTAGTCATAGACTTTAAATATGTGAATCAAATTAAGTATATTCAAACCATGAATCAGAATGATTATGATTTGTATATGGACGGAGTCAATCGAATGCAACAAACTCTGAAGTTATGTGATCATGCGATTACTACCACTGAAACATTAAAAGAAGAACTCAGCAAATATGTAAATGGCGAAGTATTTATTAATCGAAATGTATCTTCTGATTACATGGCATATTTAGCGTTAGAAGCACTTAAAACAAAAGCACCTGCTAGCAAAAAAATAGTAATTGGTTATTTTAGTGGAAGTATTACGCATAATGATGACTTTCAAATGATACTTCCTATAATAAAACGAATACTTTCAGAGTATAAAAATGTATATGTAAAAATTGTTGGACTATTAGATGTTCCAGATGAATTAGAGAATTATAAAGAACAAATTATCGTAGAAAAATTTCATCATTGGCAAGAGCTGCCTAATATTATTTCTGCAGTAGATATAAATATATGTCCACTAGAAAATACGATTTTTAATAGAGCTAAATCTGAGAATAAATGGGTAGAGGCTGCTTTTGTCAAGACACCAACAATCGCAAGTAATGTAGGAGCTTTTAATACTTGTATTAAACATGGCGTTGACGGATTACTATGTAATGATAATGAAGATTGGTATTTAAGTTTGAAGTTGTTAATAGAAGATGTTAAAAAACGAAAAAGTATAGCTGAAAATGCATATCACAGGGTTAGAAAGAATAATGTAACTTCATACACAGGATTATCATTAATGAGGTTTATTGAATCAAATTTAAATCACAATATTTCATTTGTTTTACCCACAACTACTATTTGTGGGGGAGTAAATGTTGCCATTAAACATTGTAATATATTACGTGATCATGGTTATGATGTAACAATTATCAATAATGATAAAAGTGATGAAAATATAAAAAATAAAGATGGTGAAGTTAATGTGGTGTCTTCCTTAAATACTACTTTTCAGGGCTGCTTTCACAAGTTAGTTGCCACATTATGGGATACATTAGATTTTGTTAACAATTATCCAAAAGTAAAGAAAAGGTATTATTTGGTGCAAAATTTTGAAACCGATTTTTATGATCACGGCCAATTAATGAAGATGTATTCAAACAGGACTTATAGTTCATTCCACGACTTGAAATATATAACGATATCCAAGTGGTGCTCTCGTTGGTTATATGATAAATACAAGAAACAATCAAAATATGCTCCAAACGGAATTGATCTTTGTAACTTTAAATATAAAAAAAGAAATTTTAAAGAGAAAAAAATAAAAATTTTGATAGAAGGTAACTCTGAAGACAAAAGTAAAAATGTAGATGAGAGTTTTAAGATTAGTAATCAATTAGATAGAGAGAAATATGAAGTATGGTATTTATCATACCAGGGAAAACCAAAAGATTGGTACATTGTAGATAAATTTTTTCACTGTATTCCTAATGATGAGGTCTACAAAATATATCAAGATTGCCATTTATTGATAAAATCAAGTGTTTTGGAGAGTTTTTCCTACCCACCTCTTGAAATGATGGCAACTGGTGGTATTGTACTTGTTTCTCCTAATGATGGAAACTTAGAGTATTTAAAAGATCGAGAAAACTGCTTAATGTATAAACAAGGAGATATTGACATGGCAATGAGGTTAATTGAAGAAGTTATTTCTGATGAGTCTTTGAGGGAGAATTTGATTTATACAGGGCTAGATACATCAAGAGGGAGAAATTGGGATTACATGAAAGATCGTATTGTTGAATTGTATGATTAA
- the cysC gene encoding adenylyl-sulfate kinase has translation MKINKSNMNWHEYKIIKEERQKLNGHKSAVLWFTGLSGSGKSTLSVEVEKVLHNRGILTYILDGDNIRHGINKNLGFSPKDRTENIRRIGEISKLMVDAGVVTLVACISPYYKDRKIVRELLNENEFVEIYVKCSLDECENRDPKGLYKKARAGEIKGFTGIDSPYEEPVTPEIIVETDKQSLEESLNQVISYLEQKNILS, from the coding sequence ATGAAGATAAATAAAAGTAATATGAATTGGCATGAATATAAAATAATTAAGGAAGAACGTCAAAAATTAAATGGTCATAAAAGTGCTGTATTATGGTTTACAGGTTTATCTGGATCGGGTAAATCAACATTATCTGTAGAAGTTGAGAAGGTGTTACACAACAGAGGGATATTAACCTATATTCTTGATGGGGATAATATTCGACACGGTATAAATAAAAACCTAGGATTTAGTCCAAAGGATCGAACTGAAAACATCCGTAGAATTGGAGAAATATCCAAATTAATGGTGGATGCGGGGGTAGTAACACTCGTTGCTTGTATTTCTCCTTATTATAAAGATAGGAAAATAGTAAGAGAATTATTGAATGAAAATGAATTTGTGGAAATTTATGTGAAATGCAGCTTGGATGAATGTGAAAATAGGGATCCAAAAGGACTGTATAAAAAAGCGCGTGCTGGAGAAATCAAAGGTTTTACAGGTATTGATAGTCCTTACGAAGAACCTGTAACACCTGAAATTATTGTTGAAACAGATAAACAATCTTTAGAGGAATCATTAAATCAAGTAATTAGTTATCTCGAACAAAAAAATATATTATCTTAA